A window of Esox lucius isolate fEsoLuc1 chromosome 18, fEsoLuc1.pri, whole genome shotgun sequence contains these coding sequences:
- the LOC105023114 gene encoding tetraspanin-8, with protein sequence MAVNKCIKYLLFLFNLLFWISGCIILGVSIYLKVSKNGNSITNTTLPFVNLLIAIGAIIMVLGFLGCCGAIKENRCMLMLFFVSLLLIFILLLVTGILGAVGAKNSKSMLTDVFTPMIPLSGQPAEIQSELNDLQAQVMCCGLVNGPNDWGNTVPNSCSCVNTTQPCVTIGSQSVYSTPCIQFLTNLVERSAIISLGIAFAIAVLMLFGMAFAMTLYCQIGKGSISGA encoded by the exons ATGGCTGTGAACAAGTGTATAAAGTACCTGCTTTTCCTCTTCAACTTACTCTTTTGG ATCAGTGGTTGCATCATTCTGGGTGTCTCCATCTACCTGAAAGTGTCTAAGAATGGAAATAGT ATCACAAACACTACGCTACCGTTTGTCAACCTACTGATAGCCATTGGTGCCATCATCATGGTGCTGGGATTCCTGGGCTGCTGCGGGGCCATCAAGGAAAACCGCTGTATGCTCATGCTG TTCTTTGTCAGCCTGCTGCTCATCTTCATCCTCTTGTTGGTCACTGGAATCCTGGGAGCTGTAGGAGCGAAAAAT TCCAAGAGCATGTTGACTGATGTCTTTACCCCGATGATACCACTAAGTGGGCAGCCAGCTGAAATCCAGTCGGAATTGAACGACCTGCAAGCGCAG GTGATGTGCTGTGGACTGGTCAACGGACCTAATGACTGGGGCAACACCGTCCCCAACTCCTGTTCGTGTGTTAATACCACTCAGCCTTGTGTCACAATTGGTTCACAGAGTGTGTACTCGACG CCTTGCATCCAGTTTCTGACCAACTTGGTGGAGAGGAGTGCCATCATTAGCCTGGGGATTGCATTTGCCATCGCCGTTTTGATG CTCTTTGGAATGGCCTTTGCCATGACCCTGTACTGCCAGATTGGAAAGGGATCCATATCCGGCGCTTAA